One stretch of Deinobacterium chartae DNA includes these proteins:
- a CDS encoding M20/M25/M40 family metallo-hydrolase has translation MNNPITELDPFIAQGRRDLEELVRLESVSAQGRMLPETADAVTRLLEAEGFTVRRYPGQVAPVLVAEAGEGPRTLLIYNHYDVQPEAPLELWESPPFELTEREGRLFGRGASDDKGEFVSRLAALRALRAENGGRLPLRVRWLIEGEEEVGSPSLADFVRDHAEELRADGCWWEFGAIDPAGRPVLYAGLKGIVCVELRCRVADSDLHSANGAVVDNPLYRLSKAIASLRDDAGRITIPGFYDDVRAPSQADLEAVARIPDESAAMREAYGIRGFLENASGAEYYRRSALEPVLNVNGLHGGYDGPGSKTVLPAWGFAKLDFRLVPDQSPGQVVALLRAHLKNIGLGDIEVLELETHEHPARSDLTHPFVRLAAQTARDVYGVEPVLHPSSGGSGPMHPFLEYVGLPVIAMGIGNHAGRAHAPNENIRVQDFERGVAFALEFFRRLARLED, from the coding sequence ATGAACAACCCGATCACCGAGCTTGACCCGTTCATCGCGCAGGGCCGCCGCGACCTCGAGGAACTCGTGCGCCTGGAGAGCGTCTCGGCGCAAGGCCGCATGCTGCCCGAAACCGCCGACGCCGTCACGCGCCTGCTCGAGGCCGAGGGCTTCACGGTGCGCCGTTACCCCGGTCAGGTCGCTCCGGTGCTGGTGGCCGAAGCGGGCGAGGGACCGCGCACCCTCTTGATCTACAACCACTACGACGTGCAACCCGAGGCTCCCCTCGAGCTGTGGGAGAGCCCGCCGTTCGAGCTGACCGAGCGCGAGGGCCGCCTGTTCGGGCGCGGCGCCAGCGACGACAAGGGCGAGTTCGTCTCGCGCCTCGCCGCCTTGCGCGCGCTGCGCGCCGAAAACGGTGGCCGCCTGCCGCTGCGGGTGCGCTGGTTGATCGAGGGCGAGGAGGAAGTCGGCAGCCCCAGCCTGGCGGACTTCGTGCGGGACCATGCCGAGGAACTGCGCGCCGACGGCTGCTGGTGGGAATTCGGCGCGATCGACCCGGCGGGCCGACCGGTGCTGTACGCCGGGCTCAAGGGCATCGTGTGCGTGGAACTGCGCTGCCGGGTAGCCGACTCGGACCTGCACTCCGCCAACGGTGCGGTGGTGGACAACCCGCTCTACCGCCTCTCGAAGGCCATCGCCTCGCTGCGCGACGACGCGGGCCGCATCACCATCCCGGGCTTCTACGACGACGTGCGCGCGCCCTCGCAGGCCGACCTCGAGGCGGTGGCGCGCATTCCCGACGAGTCAGCGGCGATGCGCGAGGCCTACGGCATCCGGGGGTTCCTGGAAAACGCCTCGGGGGCCGAGTACTACCGCCGCAGCGCCCTCGAGCCGGTGCTGAACGTCAACGGCCTGCACGGCGGCTACGACGGCCCAGGCAGCAAGACCGTGCTGCCCGCCTGGGGATTTGCCAAGCTCGACTTCCGCCTTGTGCCGGACCAGTCGCCGGGACAGGTGGTGGCGCTGCTGCGTGCCCACCTGAAAAACATCGGCCTGGGCGACATCGAGGTGCTGGAACTCGAGACCCACGAGCACCCGGCCCGCTCGGACCTGACCCACCCTTTCGTGCGGCTGGCCGCGCAGACCGCCCGCGACGTGTACGGCGTAGAGCCGGTGCTGCACCCCTCGAGCGGCGGCTCGGGCCCGATGCACCCCTTTTTGGAATACGTGGGGCTGCCGGTCATCGCCATGGGCATCGGCAACCACGCCGGGCGCGCGCACGCTCCCAACGAGAACATTCGGGTGCAGGACTTCGAGCGCGGCGTGGCCTTCGCCCTCGAGTTCTTCCGCCGTCTGGCCCGTCTCGAGGACTGA
- a CDS encoding VanW family protein — MKRRLLLIALPVTLSLAWVSAEAYYADRVGPGVVVQGVPLGGMSAEEARRSLEAHQADLTAPQVTVRVGAREQVLDARELGWTVDTEATVSRALEVGRGGVGERLQAQLGLQGEPRAVEPVARVDEARLRDRLQALGRDLEQPATNARVFFVDGRYAIRNDRPGSVADIEAAVQAYRTSPMLTRLELKAVARPATLRAEDLMPRVREANALLRPFKLIYPLRTEGGAERVKSVTLTPAQVANLFWVRADRLEPDHKTLQQAVVRASAFDRAPENASFRFAGGKLVPVAEKNGWKLDQAEARRLFERAVFDPKVSSVRLPVETVKPSVTLADLPDPDELQLISEATTRFKGSSAARSTNVVVAARALDGTLVAQGEVFSFNDAIGEISPENGYAGALIISGGRTVEGVGGGVCQVSTTAFRALYQAGLPVVERNQHAYRVSWYEPYVGFEAAVYQPGVDLKMKNDLAGPMLVRAKVDRAAGTVTVQVWGMPVKRTVKVSQPTILSRTPHPAPRYVSDPSLPSGVRKQVDWAVDGYRVRITRTIVDASGKRTEELNSNYRPWQAVYLVGSR; from the coding sequence ATGAAGCGCCGTCTGTTGCTGATCGCCCTGCCCGTCACGCTCTCGCTCGCCTGGGTTTCCGCCGAGGCGTACTACGCCGACCGGGTGGGTCCCGGCGTGGTCGTGCAGGGCGTACCGCTCGGCGGGATGAGCGCTGAGGAAGCCCGGCGCAGCCTCGAGGCCCACCAGGCCGACTTGACGGCCCCGCAGGTCACCGTCCGGGTGGGCGCGCGCGAGCAGGTGCTCGATGCCCGCGAGCTCGGCTGGACCGTGGACACGGAAGCGACCGTGTCTCGCGCCCTCGAGGTGGGGCGCGGCGGCGTCGGCGAGCGCCTGCAGGCCCAGCTGGGCCTGCAGGGCGAACCCCGCGCGGTCGAGCCGGTCGCCCGCGTGGACGAGGCGCGCCTGCGAGATCGCCTGCAGGCGCTGGGCCGCGACCTCGAGCAGCCCGCGACGAATGCCAGGGTGTTCTTTGTCGATGGCCGCTACGCCATCCGCAACGACCGCCCGGGCAGCGTGGCGGATATCGAGGCGGCCGTGCAGGCCTACCGGACGTCGCCCATGCTGACCCGCCTCGAGCTCAAGGCCGTTGCGCGACCGGCGACGCTGCGCGCCGAGGACCTGATGCCGCGCGTGCGCGAGGCCAACGCGCTGTTGCGCCCGTTCAAGCTGATCTACCCGCTGCGGACCGAGGGCGGCGCCGAGCGGGTCAAGAGCGTCACCCTCACCCCGGCGCAGGTCGCCAACTTGTTCTGGGTGCGTGCCGACCGCCTCGAGCCCGACCACAAGACGTTGCAGCAGGCGGTGGTGCGCGCTTCGGCCTTTGACCGCGCCCCCGAGAACGCCTCGTTCCGCTTCGCAGGCGGCAAGCTGGTGCCGGTCGCCGAGAAGAACGGCTGGAAGCTGGATCAGGCCGAAGCGCGCCGCCTGTTCGAGCGGGCGGTGTTCGACCCGAAGGTCAGCAGCGTGCGCCTGCCGGTCGAAACCGTGAAACCCTCGGTGACCTTGGCCGACTTGCCCGACCCGGATGAACTGCAACTGATCTCCGAGGCCACCACGCGCTTCAAGGGCTCGAGTGCCGCGCGCTCCACCAACGTGGTGGTGGCCGCGCGCGCCCTGGACGGCACGCTGGTGGCGCAGGGCGAGGTGTTCTCGTTCAACGACGCGATCGGCGAGATCAGCCCCGAGAACGGTTACGCCGGAGCGCTGATCATTTCGGGCGGGCGCACCGTGGAAGGGGTGGGCGGCGGCGTGTGCCAGGTGTCCACCACCGCTTTCCGCGCACTCTACCAGGCGGGACTTCCGGTGGTCGAGCGCAACCAGCACGCCTACCGCGTGAGCTGGTACGAGCCGTACGTCGGCTTCGAGGCGGCGGTGTACCAGCCGGGCGTGGACCTCAAGATGAAAAACGACCTGGCCGGGCCGATGCTGGTCCGCGCGAAGGTGGACCGCGCCGCCGGAACGGTGACCGTGCAGGTGTGGGGCATGCCGGTCAAGCGCACGGTCAAGGTCTCGCAGCCCACCATCCTCTCGCGCACCCCGCACCCCGCACCCCGTTACGTCTCCGATCCCAGCCTGCCCTCGGGGGTGCGCAAGCAGGTGGACTGGGCGGTGGACGGCTACCGCGTGCGCATCACCCGCACCATCGTCGACGCGAGCGGCAAACGCACCGAGGAACTCAACAGCAACTACCGCCCCTGGCAGGCGGTGTATCTGGTCGGCAGCCGCTGA
- the meaB gene encoding methylmalonyl Co-A mutase-associated GTPase MeaB, whose amino-acid sequence MKLIERYAAGDLRALARLITVVESGLPEAGALLRAARRLGRRSRVVGITGSPGSGKSTLTDALIAQLRAAGQTVAVAAVDPSSPFSGGAILGDRIRMLRHHADTGVFVRSMASRGALGGLSNRTLQVLALLENFGFDYVFIETVGVGQSEVDIARVADHTVLVLTPNQGDAVQAFKAGVMEIADVFVVNKSDLPGASRLVRELRAAQGLAAHTAEDWLAPVVQTTASDGSGVDTLLARLEAHRAHLGEVRLEARRLERTRFEVRLQVHERVLRAAQAAEEDALRRILKGEASPEELADRLLSLEEVQTQPLR is encoded by the coding sequence CGCCCTGCTGCGCGCCGCCCGTCGCCTGGGGCGCAGGTCCCGGGTGGTCGGCATCACCGGCAGCCCCGGCAGCGGCAAGAGTACCCTCACCGACGCGCTGATCGCGCAACTGCGCGCGGCGGGCCAGACCGTGGCGGTCGCCGCCGTGGACCCCTCGAGCCCGTTCAGCGGCGGTGCGATCCTGGGTGACCGCATCCGCATGCTGCGCCATCACGCCGATACGGGCGTGTTCGTGCGCTCGATGGCCTCGAGGGGAGCCTTGGGCGGACTCTCGAACCGCACGCTGCAGGTGCTGGCCCTGCTCGAGAATTTCGGCTTTGACTACGTGTTCATCGAGACGGTCGGGGTGGGGCAAAGCGAGGTGGACATCGCCCGGGTTGCCGACCACACCGTGCTGGTCCTGACCCCCAACCAGGGAGACGCGGTGCAGGCCTTCAAGGCGGGCGTGATGGAAATCGCCGACGTCTTCGTGGTCAACAAGTCGGACCTGCCCGGGGCCAGCCGACTGGTGCGCGAGCTGCGCGCCGCGCAGGGGCTGGCTGCCCACACCGCCGAGGACTGGCTGGCCCCGGTGGTCCAGACCACCGCCTCGGACGGCAGCGGCGTGGACACGCTGCTCGCGCGCCTCGAGGCGCACCGCGCGCACCTGGGCGAGGTGCGCCTCGAGGCGCGCCGATTGGAACGCACCCGCTTCGAGGTGCGGCTGCAGGTGCACGAGCGGGTGCTGCGCGCGGCGCAGGCGGCCGAGGAGGACGCGTTGCGGCGCATCCTCAAGGGCGAGGCCAGCCCCGAGGAACTCGCCGACCGCCTGCTGTCCCTCGAGGAGGTGCAAACTCAGCCTTTGCGTTGA